A stretch of the Aegilops tauschii subsp. strangulata cultivar AL8/78 chromosome 4, Aet v6.0, whole genome shotgun sequence genome encodes the following:
- the LOC109774443 gene encoding jasmonate-induced oxygenase 2: MGGLSMDQAFVQAPEHRTKANLADADGIPVVDLSPLAAGDKAGVDALAAEVGRASRDWGFFVVVRHGVPAETVAQALEAQRAFFALPADRKAAVRRDEAAPLGYYESEHTKNVRDWKEVFDIVPREPPPPAAVADGELVFENKWPEDLPGFRQALEEYAEAMEELAFKLLELIARSLGLRPDRLHGFFKDQTTFIRLNHYPPCPSPDLALGVGRHKDAGALTILYQDDVGGLDVRRRSDGEWVRVRPVPDSYVINVGDIIQVWSNDRYESAEHRVSVNSEKERFSMPYFFNPGSDAMVEPLEEMVSDERPARYDAYNWGNFFSTRKNSNFRKLDVENVQIAHFRKDRP, translated from the exons ATGGGCGGACTCTCCATGGACCAGGCCTTCGTGCAGGCACCGGAGCATCGCACGAAGGCGAACCTCGCCGACGCGGACGGCATCCCGGTCGTCGACCTCTCCCCTCTCGCCGCCGGCGACAAGGCCGGCGTGGACGCCCTCGCGGCCGAGGTGGGCAGGGCGAGCCGGGACTGGGGGTTCTTCGTGGTGGTGCGCCACGGCGTGCCGGCGGAGACGGTGGCGCAGGCGCTGGAGGCGCAGAGGGCCTTCTTCGCGCTGCCGGCGGACCGGAAGGCGGCAGTGCGGAGGGACGAGGCGGCGCCGCTGGGGTACTACGAGTCGGAGCACACCAAGAACGTCAGGGACTGGAAGGAGGTGTTCGACATCGTCCCccgcgagccgccgccgcctgccgcggTTGCCGACGGCGAGCTCGTGTTCGAGAACAAGTGGCCCGAGGACCTGCCGGGGTTCAG GCAGGCGCTCGAGGAGTACGCGGAGGCGATGGAGGAGCTGGCGTTCAAGCTGCTGGAGCTGATCGCCCGGAGCCTGGGCCTGAGACCGGACCGGCTGCACGGCTTCTTCAAGGACCAGACCACCTTCATCCGGCTGAACCACTACCCGCCCTGCCCCAGCCCCGACCTCGCCCTCGGCGTCGGCCGCCACAAGGACGCCGGCGCGCTCACCATCCTCTACCAGGACGACGTCGGCGGGCTCGACGTCCGGCGCCGGTCCGACGGCGAGTGGGTGCGCGTCAGGCCTGTCCCGGACTCCTACGTCATCAACGTCGGCGACATCATCCAGGTGTGGAGCAACGACAGGTACGAGAGCGCGGAGCACAGGGTGTCGGTGaactcggagaaggagaggttcTCCATGCCCTACTTCTTCAACCCCGGGAGCGACGCCATGGTCGAGCCGCTGGAGGAGATGGTGAGCGACGAGAGGCCGGCCAGGTACGACGCCTACAACTGGGGCAACTTCTTCAGCACCAGGAAGAACAGCAACTTCAGGAAGCTCGACGTCGAAAACGTCCAGATCGCACACTTCAGAAAGGACCGACCTTAA